The sequence CGGACAACATCGAGTGGTCCGAGGCCGTGTCGGCCGTGCGCGAGCAGGTCCTCCAGGAGGACCAGGTCGACATCGTGGTCGCGACCTACACGATCAACGACGACCGCAAGGAACTCGTCGGCTTCGCCGGTCCCTACTACCACGCCGGCCAGGACATCATGGTCGCCGAGGGCAACCCCGAGGGCATCGGCGGGATCGACGACCTCAACGGCAAGACCGTCTGCTCGGCCGAGGGCTCGACCTCGATCGAGAACCTGCGCGAGATGGCACCGGACGCCGAGATCGTCGCCCTCGACACCTACTCGGCCTGCGCCGAGGAGCTGGCCCAGGGGCGTGTCGACGCCGTGTCGACCGACAACGTCATCCTGCTGGGCCTGATCGAGGAGCGCGGCGAGTTCGAACTCGTCGACAACCCGTTCACCGAGGAGCCCTACGGCATCGGCGTGCAGAAGGAAGCCGACGACTTCCGGATGTGGATCAACGACCGCCTCGAGGAGATCTACGACTCGGGCGAGTGGGCCGAGGCCTGGGAGTCGACCGCCGGCGCGATCGCGTCGACCCCCGAGCCGCCCGAGGTCGACCGCTACGAGCAGTGAGTGACACGTCCGGGGTCGCCGGTGCCGGCGGCCCCGGACGATCGTGACGGTGCGGACGAGGGGAGGTGAACGTGGGATTCGAGATCGCCGGCGAGCCGGTCTACCAGGCCCTGGTCTGGGCAGGCCTGCAGATGACCGTGAGGATCGCCGTCTTCTCGTACCTGCTGGCGTTCCTCATCGGCAACGTGATCGCGGCGATGCGCGTGTCACCGGTGCCGATCCTCCGGCGCATCGGCGCCATCTACACCGTGTACTTCCGCAACACCCCGCTGATCGTGCTCGCCATCCTGTTCTGGGTCGGCGGTGGCCGCGCGGGTTGGCCGTTCGGGCGTGTGACGACGGCGATCGTGGTGCTCGGGATGTACACCGGGGCCTACATCGCCGAGTCGTTGCGGTCGGGCATCAACGCCGTTCCCCCGGGTCAGGCTGAGGCCGCGCGAGCGATCGGCCTGCCGTTCACAGGCGTCGTCGGACGCATCGTGCTGCCACAGGCCATCCGGACCGTCATCCCGCCACTTGGCAACCTCTGGATCGCGAACCTGAAGAACACCTCGGTGTTCCTGGTCATCGGCATCAATGAACTGACGCGCAGCGGCTACCGGATCGGGCTCGACAGCAGCCGCTACGTCGCGGCGCTGAGCATCGTGGGCGTCGTCTACCTGCTCCTCGTCTACGGCTCGGCGCAGGTCATCAAACTGCTCGAACGTCGCCTGGAGATCGCCCGGTGACGGCCGGTCCCGAGAGGAGGACGCGATGAGCGCCACGCTGGTCGAAGAACTCGGCCCGCGCGGACGTCAGCGCGTCCGCATCGCGACGATCGCGTCGCTCATCGTCTTCGCCCTGTTCGTGGCCTGGCTGATCTGGCGACTCGCCGATCAGGGGCAGTTCGAGGGCCGTCTCTGGGCGCAGTTCGTGGACTTCGAGTCCGAGTGGCCCCAGTTCCTCGTCGGTGGCCTGTGGGGCACCTTCCGGGCCGCGGTCGGCGCCATGGTCATCGCTGCCGTGCTGGGGTTGGTGCTCGCCCTGGGTCGACTGTCGCGGACGAAGCCGGTCCGGTTGGGCTGCGGTTTCCTCATCGACGTCCTGCGCGGACCACCGGTCCTGCTGATGATCTTCATCGCCTACTACGCGATTCCGCAGCTGCTGCCCGGCGACCTCGGAAGGACCATCGGGCGCGAGCCGCTCTACGCCCTCGTCTTGGGCCTGTCGCTGTACAACATGGCGGTCCTGGCCGAGATCTACCGCGCGGGCATCCTCTCGCTCGACCGCGGCCAGAGCGAGGCCGCCTATTCGGTGGGCATGACCTACTGGCAGGCGATGGGCACCGTGATCCTGCCGCAGGCCCTTCGCCGCATGGTCCCCGCCATCCTGGCGCAGCTGGCCACGCTCACCAAGGACACCTCGCTCGGCTACATCATCACGGTCAGCGACGACCTCATGGGCCGCGGGCGCTCGTTCGTGCAGGGCAGCCCGATCAACGATCTGCAGACGTGGTTCGTCGTCGGCCTGATCTACTTCGCCCTCATCTGGAGCCTCACGCGACTCGCCCGCCGGCTCGAGACGCAGCAACGCACCAAGCTCGGCGCCTCCCAGATGCAGGTCGCCGGCGGCGAGGCCGATCTCGACGGCCTCGCGATCGACGAGGACGCCGCCGAGGCCCAGGCCTGAGCTG comes from Egicoccus sp. AB-alg6-2 and encodes:
- a CDS encoding glutamate ABC transporter substrate-binding protein encodes the protein MKMHTKRWRIAAALAAAALAATACGDDNGGDAGGDTGTDGDGETSAPAEQPEFEEGSTMAEIQEAGVLRVGIKYDQPLFGVNTPGGVEGFDAEIAKLIAEGIWGEGGADNIEWSEAVSAVREQVLQEDQVDIVVATYTINDDRKELVGFAGPYYHAGQDIMVAEGNPEGIGGIDDLNGKTVCSAEGSTSIENLREMAPDAEIVALDTYSACAEELAQGRVDAVSTDNVILLGLIEERGEFELVDNPFTEEPYGIGVQKEADDFRMWINDRLEEIYDSGEWAEAWESTAGAIASTPEPPEVDRYEQ
- a CDS encoding amino acid ABC transporter permease, whose translation is MNVGFEIAGEPVYQALVWAGLQMTVRIAVFSYLLAFLIGNVIAAMRVSPVPILRRIGAIYTVYFRNTPLIVLAILFWVGGGRAGWPFGRVTTAIVVLGMYTGAYIAESLRSGINAVPPGQAEAARAIGLPFTGVVGRIVLPQAIRTVIPPLGNLWIANLKNTSVFLVIGINELTRSGYRIGLDSSRYVAALSIVGVVYLLLVYGSAQVIKLLERRLEIAR
- a CDS encoding amino acid ABC transporter permease, producing MSATLVEELGPRGRQRVRIATIASLIVFALFVAWLIWRLADQGQFEGRLWAQFVDFESEWPQFLVGGLWGTFRAAVGAMVIAAVLGLVLALGRLSRTKPVRLGCGFLIDVLRGPPVLLMIFIAYYAIPQLLPGDLGRTIGREPLYALVLGLSLYNMAVLAEIYRAGILSLDRGQSEAAYSVGMTYWQAMGTVILPQALRRMVPAILAQLATLTKDTSLGYIITVSDDLMGRGRSFVQGSPINDLQTWFVVGLIYFALIWSLTRLARRLETQQRTKLGASQMQVAGGEADLDGLAIDEDAAEAQA